One genomic window of Euleptes europaea isolate rEulEur1 chromosome 8, rEulEur1.hap1, whole genome shotgun sequence includes the following:
- the C8H8orf82 gene encoding UPF0598 protein C8orf82 homolog, protein MRLLRGGLGFLLRSAGGRGGPERPVYRQGQSPSPRTREYFYYVDHQGQLFLDDAKVKNFITCFKDKQFLAFFFKQLKVNQSGRYEDAFPFLSPCGPEHNYVRCDDRPIVFTHLLPGASGEELLSYCGGADRLTVPFQPEKLLMLPENGRVYHPGPKKAGGVGLVKSALAFELSPHFEYEQGPSQPPTHFRWREKRHALTNELLPFFRGREEDQGA, encoded by the exons ATGCGGCTGCTGAGAGGCGGGCTGGGCTTCCTGCTGCGGTCGGCGGGGGGCCGCGGGGGGCCCGAGCGGCCCGTCTACCGGCAGGGCCAGAGCCCCTCGCCCCGCACCCGCGAGTACTTCTACTACGTCGACCACCAGGGGCAG CTTTTCCTGGATGATGCCAAGGTCAAGAACTTCATCACCTGCTTCAAAG aTAAGCAGTTCCTGGCGTTCTTCTTCAAGCAACTCAAGGTGAACCAGAGCGGGCGCTACGAGGatgccttccccttcctctctccctgcgGCCCAGAGCACAACTACGTCCGCTGCGATGACCGGCCCATCGTCTTCACCCACCTCTTGCCGGGCGCCTCCGGCGAGGAGCTCCTGTCGTACTGCGGTGGGGCGGACAGACTGACTGTGCCCTTCCAGCCCGAGAAGCTGCTGATGCTCCCTGAGAACGGGCGCGTCTACCACCCTGGCCCAAAAAAGGCGGGTGGCGTGGGGCTGGTGAAATCGGCCCTGGCCTTTGAGCTCAGCCCCCACTTTGAGTACGAGCAGGGGCCCAGTCAGCCCCCCACCCATTTCCGCTGGCGGGAGAAGCGCCACGCCCTCACCAATGAACTGCTGCCGTTCTTCCGAGGCCGAGAAGAGGACCAGGGGGCCTAG
- the MRPS2 gene encoding 28S ribosomal protein S2, mitochondrial, translating to MAGAWRLLRAAGPRLSRLRATTTASSSAAARPQERAGLEQEPLRHADFFRLHELFSLRDLLHARVHLGHKKGSRHRFMEPYIFGCRLDQDIIDLDQTMAHLQLALNFTAHVAYRKGIILFVSRHRQLAHLVETTAQECGEYAHTRYWQGGLLTNAKIQYGEGVRLPDLIIFLNTLNNVFEPHVAVRDAAKMNIPTVGVVDTNCNPCIITYPIPGNDDSPTAVELYLKLFKRTIIRAKDKRRQMEAFYGLQASPAGHPSAHPETPQGTTSL from the exons ATGGCTGGGGCGTGGAGGCTGCTGCGGGCCGCGGGGCCCCGGCTGAGCCGCTTGCGAGCCACCaccaccgcctcctcctccgccgccgcccgcccgcaGGAGCGCGCGGGGCTGGAGCAGGAGCCGCTGCGCCACGCCGACTTCTTCCGTTTGCACGAGCTCTTCTCCCTGCGGGACCTGCTGCACGCCCGGGTCCACCTGGGGCACAAGAAGGGCAGCCGCCACAG ATTCATGGAGCCGTACATCTTTGGTTGCCGCTTGGATCAGGACATCATCGACCTGGATCAAACCATGGCACACCTGCAGCTGGCCCTCAACTTCACGGCTCACGTGGCCTACCGCAAAGGCATCATCCTCTTTGTCAGCCGCCATCGGCAGTTAGCCCATCTCGTGGAAACCACGGCCCAGGAGTGCGGGGAGTACGCCCACACCCGCTACTGGCAAGGGGGCTTGCTGACTAACGCTAAGATCCAGTATGGGGAGGGCGTCCGTCTGCCAGACCTCATCATCTTTCTCAACACTCTCAACAACGTCTTTGAGCCGCACGTGGCTGTCCGAGACGCTGCCAAGATGAACATCCCAACCGTGGGGGTGGTGGACACGAACTGCAACCCCTGCATCATCACGTACCCCATTCCGGGCAACGACGACAGCCCGACGGCCGTGGAGCTCTACCTCAAGCTCTTCAAGAGGACCATCATCAGGGCCAAGGACAAGCGGAGGCAAATGGAGGCTTTCTACGGCCTGCAGGCCTCACCTGCTGGCCATCCAAGTGCTCACCCTGAGACCCCTCAAGGCACCACGTCCCTCTGA